The following coding sequences lie in one Phalacrocorax aristotelis chromosome 4, bGulAri2.1, whole genome shotgun sequence genomic window:
- the SPARCL1 gene encoding LOW QUALITY PROTEIN: SPARC-like protein 1 (The sequence of the model RefSeq protein was modified relative to this genomic sequence to represent the inferred CDS: inserted 1 base in 1 codon; deleted 1 base in 1 codon), with protein sequence MKAVALFICLVGSAFAIPTEDIKPEAPKEENAGYVDMGDLLPSHKNVKSEVSVPKTEHRDEPQTTRKQGRTGSEHQVKNSLKSINFLVLHNKSGLASDNDDSDSGSSSREQSSSEHYQFSRHEKHSNTANQHVLVNAENPVDALSLDREHNTLKYNKNTIGLSEKNSESDEEGVEKEDEEWSVVTDYRDHQTNQGIQYKRQQNENSMQSDEILRDSSQPIWITKRHGEKFELEKEERKNSQKQSYKEEIPLSQKTHNKDQDDKQQSQETKDNIQVNYQSDHNTVVKRQDIEDSNAADDVGRDSGDVDGEEALSNTWKEAAYEEEERIQSNDHESTSTVHKGGGTTKGDTAVHRETEDYQDVKIKALIHSEQDDYDHEPPNSDSEQQLEMSSSVQSMNSMESEDEVKTTGSSYGEMESANNRSEKGLLEPCRNFHCKRGKVCHVDKQGKPTCICQDPATCPSTKDYEHVCGTDNKTYDGTCQLFGTKCQLEGTKKGRQLHLDYMGSCKYIPYCTDHEVDQFPLRMRDWLKNIPMQYXERDLDTFGFLTEKEWSKVKKIYQNDKRLMSGDHTFELLLHDFEKNYHMYVYPVHWQFHQLDQHSVDRLLTHSELVPLRASLVPMEHCITRFFQECDGDQDKLIALKEWCHCFGIKEEDINENLLF encoded by the exons ATGAAGGCTGTAGCCCTCTTCATTTGTCTTGTAGGATCAGCTTTTGCTATTCCA actgaagATATTAAACCTGAAGCCCCAAAGGAAGAGAATGCAGGGTATGTAGATATGGGTGATTTGCTGCCCAgtcacaaaaatgtaaaatcagaGGTATCAGTACCAAAGACTGAGCACAGGGATGAACCCCAGACCACtagaaaacaaggaagaactgGTAGTGAGCATCAAGTAAAAAATAGCCTAAAAAGCATCAATTTCCTTGTGCTGCACAATAAATCAGGTTTGGCTTCTGATAATGACGACAGTGActctggaagcagcagcagagaacagtCCAGCTCTGAGCATTACCAGTTCAGCAGGCATGAGAAACACAGCAATACGGCCAATCAACATGTTCTGGTCAATGCAGAAAATCCAGTGGATGCTCTCAGCCTTGATCGTGAGCATAACACGttgaaatataataaaaatacaatcgGCCTATCcgaa aaaaacagtgaaagtgATGAAGAAGGTGTGGAAAAAGAGGATGAAGAATGGAGTGTAGTAACTGATTACAGAGATCACCAGACAAATCAAGGTATCCAAtacaaaagacagcaaaatgaaaatagtaTGCAATCTGATGAAATCCTGAGAGATTCCAGCCAACCAATCTGGATAACCAAGAGACATGGTGAGAAATTTGAActagagaaagaagaaaggaagaacagcCAGAAGCAGTCCTATAAAGAAGAAATCCCTCTCTCTCAAAAAACCCATAACAAAGATCAGGATGACAAACAGCAAAGCCAAGAGACAAAAGACAATATTCAAGTTAACTATCAGAGTGATCACAACACAGTGGTGAAGAGACAAGATATAGAGGACAGTAATGCTGCTGATGATGTTGGTCGTGACAGTGGTGATGTTGATGGCGAGGAAGCTCTCAGCAATACCTGGAAAGAAGCAGCctatgaggaagaggagagaatcCAGAGTAATGACCACGAGAGCACCAGTACTGTGCACAAAGGGGGAGGAACCACCAAAGGTGACACTGCAGTTCACAGAGAGACTGAGGATTACCAAGATGTCAAGATTAAAGCCCTTATTCACTCTGAACAAGATGATTATGATCATGAGCCACCTAACTCTGACAGTGAGCAACAACTGGAAATGAGCAGTTCTGTTCAGAGCATGAATTCAATGGAAAGTGAAGATGAG GTTAAGACTACAGGCAGTTCCTATGGTGAGATGGAAAGTGCAAACAACAGGAGTGAGAAGGGTCTCCTGG AACCATGTAGGAACTTCCACTGCAAAAGAGGTAAAGTCTGCCATGTGGACAAACAAGGGAAACCCACCTGTATTTGCCAAGATCCTGCTACTTGCCCTTCCACCAAAGACTATGAGCAC GTTTGTGGTACGGATAATAAGACTTATGATGGAACATGTCAACTCTTTGGCACCAAATGTCAACTTGAAGGGACAAAAAAAGGACGCCAGCTGCACCTAGACTATATGGGCTCCTGCAAAT ACATCCCCTACTGTACTGATCATGAAGTGGATCAGTTCCCCCTCCGGATGCGAGACTGGCTCAAAAACATCCCTATGCAAT TAGAACGTGATCTGGATACATTTGGATTTCTAACTGAAAAGGAATGGAGTAAG GTCAAAAAAATCTACCAGAATGACAAGCGTCTCATGTCTGGTGACCACACATTTGAGCTGCTCCTGCATGACTTTGAGAAAAATTATCACATGTATGTGTATCCTGTGCACTGGCAGTTTCACCAGCTTGATCAGCACTCTGTtgacag ATTATTAACACACTCTGAGCTTGTGCCTTTGAGAGCCTCGCTTGTTCCCATGGAACACTGCATAACCCGTTTTTTCCAAGAATGTGATGGAGACCAAGACAAACTCATTGCTTTGAAGGAATGGTGCCACTGCTTTGGGATTAAGGAAG AAGACATAAATGAAAATCTCCTGTTCTGA